The Niallia alba genome includes a window with the following:
- a CDS encoding ABC transporter permease, with product MSISVPEKNNKKTSTVVEGRIVPIEKKENFIQYFKKNYVLYLFLVPAIILTIVFKYIPMYGAIIAFKDFSPMKGIMGSDWVGLTHFKDFLTSPNFKDIFMNTLKLSFYGLILGFPVPIILALSLNQVRRAAIKKNIQLILYAPNFISVVVITGMLFIFMSPTGPINSLLSIFNDKPVSFMTDPEYFRSIYILSGIWQAAGWSSIIYVAALANVDPQLHDAATIDGATLLQRIRHIDLPTLKPIMAVLFILGAGGIMAIGFEKAYLMQTSMNLPTSEILPTYVYKVGLQAGDYAYSTAVGLFNSVINVVLLVFVNFVVKKLNEGEGLY from the coding sequence ATGTCGATTTCAGTACCTGAAAAGAATAATAAGAAAACTTCAACTGTAGTAGAAGGCAGAATAGTTCCTATTGAAAAGAAGGAGAACTTTATTCAATATTTTAAAAAAAATTATGTGTTGTATTTATTTTTAGTACCTGCCATTATTTTAACAATTGTATTTAAATATATCCCAATGTATGGGGCGATAATCGCTTTTAAAGATTTTAGCCCAATGAAGGGAATTATGGGAAGTGATTGGGTAGGTTTAACACACTTTAAGGATTTTTTAACTTCTCCCAATTTTAAAGACATTTTTATGAATACGCTTAAATTAAGTTTTTATGGTTTGATACTTGGCTTCCCTGTACCTATTATTCTAGCACTTAGTCTAAACCAAGTACGGAGAGCAGCTATCAAAAAAAACATCCAATTAATACTGTATGCACCAAATTTTATATCTGTTGTTGTCATTACAGGAATGTTATTTATCTTTATGTCACCTACAGGTCCAATAAATTCACTATTATCTATATTTAACGATAAACCCGTGTCTTTCATGACAGATCCTGAATATTTTAGATCTATTTATATTTTATCAGGAATATGGCAAGCTGCAGGATGGTCGTCCATTATTTATGTAGCAGCACTTGCAAATGTTGATCCTCAATTACATGATGCTGCAACAATCGATGGAGCAACACTTTTACAGAGGATAAGACATATTGATCTTCCTACACTTAAACCTATAATGGCTGTGTTGTTTATTTTAGGGGCAGGAGGAATCATGGCGATAGGATTTGAAAAGGCTTACTTGATGCAAACCTCAATGAATCTACCTACTTCAGAGATATTACCAACTTATGTGTACAAAGTAGGCTTGCAGGCTGGAGATTATGCATATTCAACTGCGGTAGGCTTGTTTAATTCTGTTATTAATGTAGTTTTACTAGTATTCGTTAACTTTGTAGTGAAGAAGTTAAATGAAGGCGAAGGGTTGTATTAG
- a CDS encoding carbohydrate ABC transporter permease, which translates to MENHSKTDKTLLFSNKIILVLLVLIVLLPLLYILLASFLDPNVLLSKGFSLNPSDWSLEGYKRILQDELMIKGFINSVLYSVGFTIVTIIITIFAAYPLSLDGFKGKNVIMIFFLITMFFNGGLIPTYLVVKDLGMLNTIWSIILPGAISVWNIILARTFFKGLPKELFEAAKIDGASELKIFLKIVLPLSKPIIFVIALYAFVGQWNSYFDAMIYLEDQELHPLQLVLRSILIQNQVQPGMISDQLAMAELSKLAEKIKYASIVISSLPLLIMYPFFQKYFEKGVMVGSLK; encoded by the coding sequence GTGGAAAATCATTCAAAAACAGATAAAACGCTACTTTTTAGTAACAAAATAATTTTAGTATTACTTGTGTTAATCGTATTATTACCATTACTTTATATTTTATTGGCTTCCTTTTTAGATCCAAATGTTTTACTTAGTAAAGGTTTTTCCTTAAATCCGTCTGATTGGAGTCTCGAAGGATATAAACGGATTCTTCAAGATGAATTGATGATAAAAGGATTTATCAATTCAGTTTTATATTCGGTAGGATTTACGATCGTCACGATTATTATCACAATATTTGCGGCATATCCACTCTCTCTTGATGGATTCAAAGGGAAGAATGTAATCATGATTTTCTTTCTCATCACCATGTTTTTTAATGGTGGACTGATTCCTACCTATTTAGTAGTAAAAGATTTAGGAATGCTAAATACGATTTGGTCCATTATTTTGCCAGGAGCAATTAGTGTTTGGAATATTATATTAGCACGAACCTTTTTTAAAGGTCTACCAAAAGAACTATTTGAGGCAGCTAAAATTGACGGTGCTTCTGAATTAAAAATATTTTTAAAAATAGTATTGCCATTGTCTAAACCTATTATTTTTGTCATTGCTCTATATGCCTTTGTTGGACAATGGAATTCCTACTTTGATGCAATGATTTACTTAGAGGATCAAGAATTACATCCATTGCAGCTAGTTTTACGATCTATTCTGATTCAAAACCAAGTTCAGCCTGGAATGATTAGTGATCAGTTAGCAATGGCTGAGTTAAGTAAATTAGCAGAAAAAATAAAATATGCGTCTATTGTCATTTCAAGTTTACCACTTCTAATTATGTATCCATTCTTCCAAAAATACTTTGAAAAAGGTGTTATGGTAGGATCTTTAAAATAA
- a CDS encoding ABC transporter substrate-binding protein yields MGKINKLLSTFIVTGLVLTGCSGEKTSKSASTEDLKLTDVTFPLEEKVTLRFMTQSSALAPTDPNEKLIYQRLEEQTGVHIDWKNYTKDQFVEKRNLALASGELPDAILDAAFSDYDLLKYAKDGTIIPVEDLIDQYMPNFKKVLEEAPEYKSMITAPDGHIYSFPWIEELGSGKSRIQVVDCLPWINVEWLNNLGLEMPTTTEELKEVLLAFKTQDPNCNGEADEIPLSFIVNQGGEDPAFLFASFGLGDNWDHTVVSNDGEVIFTAAEEGYKEALKFFNELNELGLIDVEAYEQDWNKYVAKGKDSKYGLYFTWDKGNITGMNDTYDVMPPLEGPSGERNVAQTNGFGLDRGRMVITSSNKNLELTAKWIDQLYEPLQSVQNNWGTYGDTKQQNIFEFDEKAGMLKHLPLEGAAPVEIREKTNIAGPLAILDEYYGVYTTKPEDAAWRLDILEKNMVPHIKAENFYPPVFFSLEEADEKAKIETDLIAYVNRKRAEWMSNGKIEEEWKDYLKELERLGLSTWLQIKQDGYDRTVKQ; encoded by the coding sequence ATGGGGAAAATTAATAAGCTTCTTTCCACTTTTATTGTTACAGGTCTTGTTTTAACAGGTTGTAGTGGCGAAAAGACAAGTAAAAGTGCTTCCACGGAAGATTTAAAACTAACAGATGTTACCTTTCCTTTGGAAGAGAAAGTCACACTTCGTTTTATGACACAAAGCTCTGCTTTGGCACCAACCGACCCGAATGAAAAGCTAATTTATCAAAGATTAGAGGAACAGACAGGTGTCCATATAGATTGGAAAAACTATACGAAAGACCAATTTGTGGAGAAGCGGAATTTAGCGTTGGCAAGTGGGGAGCTGCCAGATGCCATTTTAGATGCTGCTTTCAGTGATTATGATTTATTGAAATATGCGAAGGATGGAACCATCATACCAGTTGAAGATTTAATTGATCAGTATATGCCCAATTTTAAAAAGGTGCTGGAAGAAGCTCCAGAATATAAATCGATGATTACAGCTCCAGATGGACATATATACAGTTTTCCTTGGATTGAAGAGCTTGGCAGTGGAAAGAGCCGCATTCAAGTAGTTGACTGCCTTCCTTGGATAAATGTAGAATGGCTCAATAATTTAGGGCTGGAAATGCCAACAACAACAGAAGAACTAAAAGAGGTACTTCTTGCTTTTAAAACACAAGATCCAAATTGTAATGGCGAAGCAGATGAAATACCACTATCCTTTATTGTAAATCAAGGAGGAGAAGACCCAGCCTTTTTATTTGCTTCATTTGGTTTAGGGGATAACTGGGACCATACAGTTGTTTCAAACGATGGGGAAGTTATCTTTACTGCAGCAGAAGAAGGGTATAAAGAAGCATTAAAATTCTTTAATGAGCTAAATGAATTAGGTTTAATTGATGTAGAAGCATATGAACAAGATTGGAATAAGTATGTAGCAAAAGGAAAAGATTCTAAATATGGTCTTTACTTTACTTGGGATAAAGGAAATATTACTGGCATGAACGATACTTATGATGTGATGCCGCCATTAGAAGGACCTTCTGGGGAAAGAAATGTGGCGCAAACAAATGGCTTTGGTCTTGATAGAGGAAGAATGGTTATCACAAGTTCGAATAAGAATTTAGAATTAACAGCCAAATGGATTGATCAACTGTATGAGCCGCTGCAATCTGTTCAAAATAACTGGGGAACATATGGTGACACAAAACAGCAAAATATTTTTGAATTTGATGAGAAAGCTGGTATGTTAAAGCATCTTCCTTTAGAAGGCGCGGCACCAGTCGAAATAAGAGAAAAAACAAATATCGCAGGACCGCTGGCGATACTAGATGAGTATTACGGCGTATATACGACAAAACCAGAAGATGCTGCTTGGAGATTAGATATTTTAGAAAAAAATATGGTTCCTCATATTAAAGCTGAGAACTTTTATCCACCTGTATTTTTCTCACTAGAGGAAGCAGATGAAAAGGCAAAAATTGAAACAGATTTAATTGCTTATGTAAATAGAAAAAGAGCGGAATGGATGAGTAATGGAAAAATTGAGGAAGAATGGAAGGATTATTTGAAAGAATTAGAGAGGCTAGGTCTAAGCACTTGGTTGCAAATTAAGCAAGATGGCTATGACAGAACAGTAAAACAGTAA
- a CDS encoding glycoside hydrolase family 32 protein, whose translation MKITKLEKYRPALHFSPKKNWMNDPNGLVFFKGEYHLFYQHNPHGSTWGPMHWGHAVSKDLIVWDELEIALHPDENGTIFSGSIVVDWNNTTGFFNEEPGLVAIFTHHSEPDHGKEAVQTQSLAYSIDKGRSWIKYDGNPVLAHPTNPDFRDPKVFWHKDTQKWMMALATGQTISFYSSPNLKDWQFESEFGENCGCHKGVWECPDLFELPIDNTNDKKWVLIVSIGDNPQYDEGSRTQYFVGSFDGKEFTPEHEDIKWLDYGKDNYAGVSFSDIPEADGRRIYLGWMSNWRYANQVPTEGWRSQMTLPRELELREKMGEYYLVQHLVRELDTYFDRKEERTDTIITDKESTVFEVDHEYTEIILSFKNINANKYGLRIEHTDSQHTTITIDAKENILSLSREKSGVVDFSDIFPKLQRVCLEDSHSLELRIIVDSASLELFINGGEQALTSLIFPDKVSKRICLFAEEGKVNLVYGKVSVPSKS comes from the coding sequence TTGAAGATTACTAAACTCGAAAAATACAGACCAGCCTTGCATTTTTCTCCCAAAAAAAATTGGATGAATGATCCGAATGGATTAGTGTTTTTCAAAGGAGAATATCATTTATTTTATCAGCATAATCCGCATGGTAGCACATGGGGGCCCATGCATTGGGGGCATGCAGTCAGCAAAGATTTAATTGTATGGGATGAATTAGAGATAGCTTTACATCCTGATGAGAATGGAACCATTTTTTCGGGCAGCATAGTTGTAGATTGGAATAATACAACAGGCTTTTTTAACGAAGAACCCGGGTTGGTGGCTATTTTTACCCATCACTCGGAGCCAGATCACGGCAAGGAGGCTGTTCAGACACAGAGTTTGGCATATAGCATAGATAAGGGAAGATCATGGATTAAATATGACGGTAATCCCGTACTTGCTCACCCTACCAATCCTGATTTTAGAGACCCTAAAGTTTTTTGGCACAAAGATACCCAAAAGTGGATGATGGCTTTAGCTACAGGACAAACAATCTCTTTCTATTCCTCTCCAAATTTGAAGGATTGGCAGTTTGAAAGTGAATTTGGAGAGAATTGCGGCTGTCACAAAGGGGTATGGGAATGTCCAGACTTATTTGAGTTACCAATAGACAATACAAATGATAAAAAATGGGTGCTTATTGTCAGTATTGGCGATAATCCTCAATATGATGAAGGATCTCGCACGCAGTATTTTGTTGGCTCATTTGATGGAAAGGAATTTACGCCAGAACATGAAGATATAAAATGGCTGGACTATGGGAAGGACAACTATGCTGGAGTAAGCTTTTCTGATATTCCTGAAGCAGATGGAAGACGAATTTATTTAGGCTGGATGAGTAATTGGCGTTATGCTAATCAAGTTCCGACAGAAGGATGGAGAAGTCAGATGACTCTTCCTAGAGAGCTGGAACTGCGTGAGAAGATGGGAGAGTATTATCTCGTCCAGCATTTAGTAAGAGAATTAGATACCTATTTTGATAGAAAAGAAGAAAGAACAGACACAATCATTACAGACAAAGAAAGCACTGTTTTTGAAGTAGATCATGAATACACAGAGATAATCCTATCCTTCAAGAATATAAATGCAAATAAGTATGGATTAAGGATAGAACATACAGATTCACAGCATACAACTATTACTATTGATGCGAAAGAAAATATACTGAGTCTGTCTCGTGAAAAATCTGGGGTGGTTGATTTTTCCGATATTTTTCCTAAACTGCAGCGAGTTTGTCTTGAGGATTCTCATTCACTTGAGTTACGAATAATTGTAGATTCTGCCTCCTTAGAATTATTTATCAATGGCGGAGAGCAAGCATTAACAAGTTTAATTTTCCCTGATAAAGTAAGCAAACGAATATGTTTGTTTGCAGAAGAAGGGAAAGTAAATCTAGTATATGGCAAGGTATCTGTTCCTTCTAAAAGTTGA
- a CDS encoding carbohydrate kinase family protein, producing MDKSILWLFYTKLNGKKLEKWCRDMIDVAALGEILIDFTPQGENEQGFPILVANPGGAPGNVLVALSCLGLRTEFMGSVGNDYFGELLVATLQNKGVQTNGIVYSPIKTTLAFVHIDHQGDRSFDFYRQPGADMMLSKDDVDFSLIADAKIFHVGSISMTNEPAREATLVALNYAKEQHKIISFDPNLRPLLWQSLEEAKEQIEAVLHFADIVKVSEEELAFLTNTTDIFSGAKQLFKEFDLRLLFVTVGDKGSYAYGEDGLVFVPGAAVKAIDTTGCGDAFLAGVLYELLKRDLLNFKIREDILKQILNFGNAMGAYVATNKGGIPAMPTLHQIEDFIVVNKKGG from the coding sequence TTGGATAAATCTATCCTCTGGCTATTTTATACGAAACTCAATGGAAAAAAGTTAGAAAAGTGGTGTAGAGATATGATCGATGTAGCAGCATTAGGAGAAATTTTAATTGATTTTACTCCCCAAGGAGAAAATGAGCAGGGGTTTCCGATTCTTGTTGCAAATCCAGGTGGAGCCCCGGGAAATGTTCTAGTGGCTTTATCCTGTTTAGGGCTGAGAACAGAATTTATGGGGAGCGTAGGAAATGATTATTTTGGGGAATTACTCGTTGCTACCTTACAGAATAAAGGGGTGCAAACAAATGGAATTGTTTATTCCCCAATAAAAACGACACTAGCATTTGTGCATATTGATCATCAGGGGGATCGTTCATTTGATTTTTATAGACAGCCTGGTGCGGACATGATGTTATCTAAGGACGATGTGGACTTTTCATTAATAGCAGATGCTAAAATATTCCATGTAGGATCAATATCCATGACAAATGAGCCAGCAAGAGAAGCAACTTTAGTAGCATTAAATTATGCGAAAGAACAACATAAGATTATTTCATTTGATCCAAATCTTCGTCCCTTACTATGGCAAAGCTTAGAGGAGGCAAAAGAGCAAATCGAAGCAGTCTTGCATTTTGCGGATATAGTCAAAGTTTCGGAAGAAGAATTAGCATTTTTAACGAATACAACAGATATTTTTTCAGGAGCAAAGCAGTTATTTAAAGAGTTTGATTTACGGCTGCTTTTTGTAACAGTGGGAGATAAGGGAAGCTATGCATATGGAGAGGATGGCTTAGTATTTGTCCCAGGAGCAGCTGTAAAAGCAATTGATACAACTGGATGCGGAGATGCATTTCTTGCTGGCGTGCTATATGAATTATTAAAGAGGGATTTATTGAATTTTAAAATACGCGAAGATATATTAAAGCAAATATTGAATTTCGGAAATGCGATGGGAGCATATGTGGCAACAAATAAAGGTGGAATTCCAGCCATGCCTACTCTTCACCAAATCGAAGACTTTATAGTAGTTAATAAAAAGGGAGGATAA
- a CDS encoding glycoside hydrolase family 32 protein, which produces MRQRILTAVLSVAWLLTGCSIHQMGKEEKNLDALRPDNMEAATSDYYTELYRPQYHFSTPSGNLADPNGLIYFEGEYHLFHQKNGNWAHAVSRDLLHWEHLPIALEHDNLGQALSGSTVVDWNDSTGFFDGKAGLVAIYTNTEGGESQSIAYSKDNGRTWERYKGNPVIPNPGIKDFRDPKVFWHESTKKWVMVVSTNQSVTFYRSDNLIDWEFQSQFGDKEGSHAAVWECPDLFELPVDGDENNKKWVLQVSVGDNEETNGSTAQYFIGEFDGTQFINDNAPETILTTDFGQDFYAAQSFSDIPEKDGRRIWLGWMANWRYPYQSPTEPWKGSMSIPRELHLKTVKDGSIKLFQEPVRELESLRVNHIAIDPMKVNGEQSIPDFSGTTYEFEAVLEWENVEEFGIRVRQSEDENTVIGVNTLGKKLFLDRSRAGLETLLDRNGNPFQFGNNHTTTYPVEEKRIKIRGFVDESSVEVFINDGEYVFTKLIYSQPTSNGIELYTKGGSMKVVSLDFYPLYSTWRERPKENEVERIVVSSEYLTIKEGEIKTIKAILKPDWIKSSSPFSWDSAVQDIIEITESDDEEKGISIKALKPGVTSIQVKHPETKIAKEIRIRVVK; this is translated from the coding sequence TTGAGACAAAGAATCTTGACAGCTGTTTTGTCTGTTGCATGGTTATTAACTGGCTGTAGTATCCATCAAATGGGAAAGGAAGAGAAAAATTTGGATGCCTTGAGACCGGATAATATGGAAGCTGCCACTTCTGATTATTATACAGAATTGTATCGACCTCAATATCACTTTTCAACCCCTTCAGGAAATTTAGCTGACCCTAATGGACTCATCTATTTTGAGGGAGAGTATCATCTGTTTCATCAAAAAAATGGTAATTGGGCACACGCAGTGAGCAGGGATTTATTACATTGGGAGCATTTGCCGATTGCGTTAGAACATGATAACCTAGGGCAAGCATTATCTGGAAGCACTGTGGTGGATTGGAATGATTCCACAGGATTTTTTGATGGGAAAGCCGGGTTAGTTGCCATCTATACAAATACAGAGGGTGGAGAATCTCAAAGTATTGCTTATAGCAAAGATAATGGAAGAACATGGGAAAGATATAAAGGAAATCCGGTTATTCCAAACCCTGGAATAAAGGATTTTCGTGATCCAAAAGTATTTTGGCATGAGAGTACTAAAAAATGGGTAATGGTTGTTTCGACAAATCAAAGTGTGACGTTTTATCGTTCTGATAATTTGATTGACTGGGAGTTTCAGAGTCAATTTGGGGATAAGGAGGGATCTCATGCAGCTGTATGGGAATGTCCTGATTTATTCGAATTGCCTGTAGATGGTGATGAGAATAATAAGAAATGGGTATTGCAAGTTAGTGTTGGAGATAATGAAGAAACAAATGGATCAACTGCTCAATATTTTATTGGAGAGTTTGACGGAACACAATTTATTAATGATAATGCGCCAGAAACTATTTTGACAACAGATTTTGGGCAAGACTTTTATGCAGCTCAGTCCTTTTCTGATATCCCGGAAAAAGATGGCCGCCGAATATGGTTAGGCTGGATGGCGAATTGGAGATATCCTTATCAATCGCCGACGGAACCATGGAAGGGATCTATGTCAATTCCACGTGAACTGCATTTGAAAACAGTTAAGGATGGAAGTATTAAGTTATTTCAAGAACCGGTTAGGGAGTTAGAAAGTTTACGTGTTAATCATATTGCTATTGATCCTATGAAGGTTAATGGGGAGCAGTCAATTCCTGATTTTTCTGGTACCACTTATGAATTTGAAGCTGTGCTGGAATGGGAAAACGTAGAGGAATTCGGTATTCGCGTTCGACAATCAGAGGACGAAAATACGGTTATAGGTGTAAATACGTTAGGTAAAAAACTATTCTTAGATAGATCTCGTGCTGGATTAGAAACGTTATTGGATCGAAATGGGAATCCATTTCAATTTGGTAATAACCATACAACTACTTACCCTGTTGAGGAGAAACGAATAAAGATAAGAGGATTTGTTGATGAATCATCTGTTGAGGTGTTTATAAACGACGGGGAATATGTCTTTACGAAATTAATCTATTCCCAGCCTACGAGCAACGGAATAGAGTTATATACAAAAGGTGGTAGTATGAAGGTTGTTTCACTAGACTTTTATCCTTTATATTCAACCTGGAGAGAACGCCCAAAGGAAAATGAAGTCGAACGTATAGTAGTAAGTTCGGAATATTTAACTATTAAAGAAGGGGAAATCAAAACTATTAAAGCGATTTTAAAGCCAGATTGGATTAAGAGCAGTTCTCCTTTTAGTTGGGACAGCGCTGTACAAGACATAATCGAAATCACGGAGTCTGATGACGAGGAGAAGGGTATTTCCATTAAAGCATTAAAGCCAGGAGTAACAAGCATACAGGTTAAGCATCCAGAAACGAAAATTGCAAAGGAAATTAGAATAAGGGTAGTAAAATAA
- a CDS encoding glycoside hydrolase family 32 protein: MKKPAKHTQKVLFLLCLIILVGILLFWHQITKVFTETVDQQEKTVVSDGQSYRAKYHFTTPDKWKNDPQKPIYLDGFYHYYYLYNGDYPDGNGTEWRHAVSKDLVHWKDKGIAIPKYTNQNGDPWSGSVVVDKENTAGFGYGALIAIVTQPSANQQKQEQFLWYSLDNGSTFTSYSDTPVMTNPGTDDFRDPKIIWSKEYHKWIMLMAEGTKIGFYESSNMKDWTYLSDFFTNDIGIVECPDLYYMQTNDGSFKWVLAASANGKTKNQPATYAYWIGQFDGNHFTADHPEPQWLDYGLDWYAGVTFEDGSNSEDYKKRYAFAWMNNWNYADNTPTLQEDFNGMDSVVRQIQLKNNGENSYYLASQPIEAYNNLAKTKDHLKEIEVNGQKQLEMTGEIYQLETDISWTELDNVGLRLRESSDQTRYVNVGIFIKENYSYVDRSFTEHPDQQNSHSESTAPFPAEQKQVHLKILVDKSSIEFFVDDGKVVQSNLIFPHAVDQGITLYADGGTAIFKNMTITHFD; this comes from the coding sequence TTGAAGAAACCAGCAAAGCACACACAGAAAGTCCTATTTCTCTTATGCCTTATTATACTTGTCGGCATCCTCTTATTTTGGCATCAAATCACTAAGGTTTTTACTGAAACAGTAGACCAGCAAGAAAAGACCGTTGTTTCTGATGGTCAATCCTATCGTGCCAAATACCATTTCACTACACCTGACAAGTGGAAAAATGATCCGCAAAAACCAATCTATTTAGATGGCTTCTATCATTACTATTATCTTTACAATGGTGATTATCCTGACGGTAATGGCACAGAATGGAGACATGCTGTTTCAAAAGATTTAGTGCACTGGAAGGATAAAGGAATTGCCATTCCAAAATACACAAATCAAAATGGAGACCCTTGGTCAGGTTCTGTCGTTGTTGATAAAGAGAATACAGCTGGATTTGGATATGGCGCACTTATCGCAATCGTCACTCAGCCATCAGCCAATCAGCAAAAACAAGAACAGTTCTTGTGGTACAGCCTCGATAATGGCAGTACATTCACTTCATACAGCGATACGCCTGTTATGACAAATCCTGGAACCGATGATTTTCGTGATCCCAAAATCATTTGGTCAAAAGAGTATCATAAATGGATAATGTTAATGGCAGAAGGAACAAAGATTGGTTTTTATGAATCCTCTAATATGAAAGATTGGACATACCTCAGCGATTTCTTCACAAATGATATAGGAATTGTGGAATGTCCGGACCTTTACTATATGCAAACAAATGATGGAAGCTTCAAATGGGTGCTTGCTGCGAGCGCAAATGGAAAAACAAAGAATCAGCCCGCTACTTATGCTTATTGGATTGGTCAATTTGATGGAAACCATTTTACAGCTGATCATCCAGAACCCCAATGGCTTGATTATGGTTTAGATTGGTATGCTGGGGTAACATTTGAAGATGGAAGCAATAGTGAAGATTACAAGAAAAGATATGCTTTTGCGTGGATGAATAATTGGAATTATGCCGACAATACCCCTACATTACAAGAAGACTTTAACGGAATGGATTCTGTTGTTCGACAAATTCAATTAAAAAATAATGGGGAAAATTCCTATTATTTAGCTTCCCAACCAATCGAAGCATACAACAACCTGGCCAAGACAAAAGATCATCTAAAGGAAATAGAAGTAAACGGCCAAAAGCAACTAGAGATGACAGGAGAAATTTATCAACTAGAGACAGACATCTCATGGACAGAGTTAGATAATGTCGGTTTAAGACTTAGAGAATCTTCTGATCAAACGCGATATGTGAATGTAGGAATATTTATAAAAGAAAACTACTCGTATGTAGATCGTTCTTTTACCGAACATCCAGATCAGCAGAATTCACATTCAGAAAGTACAGCCCCCTTTCCTGCTGAACAAAAACAAGTACATTTAAAGATCCTGGTTGATAAAAGTAGTATCGAGTTTTTTGTAGATGATGGGAAGGTTGTGCAATCGAATTTAATATTTCCTCATGCGGTTGATCAAGGCATCACGTTGTATGCAGATGGAGGAACAGCAATCTTTAAGAATATGACAATTACACACTTTGATTAA
- a CDS encoding glycoside hydrolase family 68 protein: MKLNKLAKQATVVSLSAAILLGGSGSLAFAKQKEKSDHKESYGISHITRFDMEKMTEQQNDSKFKVPAFDESTIKNIPSAKGYDEKGNLIDLDVWDTWPLQNADGTVAEYNGYQIVFGLAGDPDRGWDTFIYMFYKKIGDNSIDAWKNAGRVFKDSDKYATNDVILNNQAEEWSGSATFTSDGKIRLFYTNRQGWDPDHGFFGKQTLTTAQVNVSKLDANTLKIDGVEDHKSIYDGGDGSVYQTVDQAFSGGNYADNHTLRDPHYVEDNGHKYLVFEANTGTDYGYQGEESLFNKIYYGGSTKFFRTEKEQLLQSPKKNLATLANGALGIIEINDDYTLKKEMKPLIASNTVTDEIERANIFEKDGKWYLFTSSRGSKMTIDGINDKDIYLLGYVANSITGPYKPLNKTGIVLHQNLDPNDITWNYAHFAIPQKNSDNVVVTSYMTNRGLFEDHQSTFAPSFLLNIKGNKTSVVKNSILEQGQITINK; the protein is encoded by the coding sequence ATGAAATTGAACAAGCTTGCTAAACAAGCAACAGTCGTATCATTGAGTGCTGCTATCTTATTGGGAGGTAGTGGATCACTAGCTTTTGCAAAACAAAAGGAAAAGTCAGACCACAAAGAATCTTATGGTATTTCACATATCACTCGATTTGATATGGAAAAAATGACGGAACAACAAAACGATTCTAAATTTAAAGTGCCAGCTTTTGATGAATCAACAATTAAAAACATCCCTTCAGCAAAGGGCTATGATGAAAAAGGTAATTTAATTGATTTAGATGTCTGGGATACATGGCCGTTACAAAATGCAGATGGCACAGTTGCAGAATATAATGGCTATCAAATTGTATTTGGATTAGCTGGAGATCCTGATAGAGGATGGGATACATTTATTTACATGTTCTATAAAAAAATTGGTGATAATTCCATTGATGCATGGAAAAATGCAGGAAGAGTATTTAAAGACAGCGATAAATATGCTACCAATGATGTTATTTTAAACAATCAAGCAGAAGAATGGTCTGGTTCAGCCACTTTCACTTCTGATGGCAAAATTCGCTTATTCTATACGAATCGTCAAGGCTGGGATCCTGATCATGGATTTTTTGGAAAACAAACATTAACCACTGCCCAAGTTAATGTATCTAAACTAGATGCAAATACATTAAAAATCGATGGTGTGGAAGATCATAAATCCATCTATGATGGTGGAGATGGATCTGTATACCAAACAGTTGATCAAGCTTTTTCGGGTGGGAATTATGCAGATAACCATACATTAAGAGATCCTCACTACGTTGAAGACAATGGCCATAAATATCTTGTATTTGAAGCTAATACAGGAACAGATTATGGCTATCAAGGAGAAGAATCATTATTTAATAAAATCTATTATGGGGGCAGCACTAAATTTTTCAGAACAGAAAAAGAGCAGTTATTACAAAGCCCGAAAAAGAATTTAGCAACACTAGCAAATGGTGCATTAGGAATCATTGAGATTAATGATGATTACACACTAAAAAAAGAAATGAAGCCGTTAATTGCTTCCAACACTGTTACAGATGAAATTGAACGTGCGAATATCTTCGAAAAAGACGGAAAATGGTATCTATTTACAAGTTCCAGAGGTTCAAAAATGACTATTGATGGCATTAACGACAAAGATATTTACCTATTAGGATATGTAGCTAATTCTATTACTGGACCATATAAACCTTTAAACAAAACAGGTATTGTCTTACATCAAAATCTAGATCCAAATGATATTACATGGAACTACGCTCATTTTGCGATTCCACAAAAGAACAGTGACAATGTAGTTGTCACAAGCTATATGACAAACAGAGGATTATTTGAAGATCATCAATCCACTTTTGCTCCAAGCTTTTTATTAAATATTAAAGGCAATAAAACTTCTGTAGTAAAAAATAGCATTTTAGAACAAGGTCAAATCACTATAAATAAATAA